From Carassius auratus strain Wakin chromosome 22, ASM336829v1, whole genome shotgun sequence, a single genomic window includes:
- the LOC113040258 gene encoding uncharacterized protein LOC113040258 isoform X4: MEGESVTLHTGVKTNQRDRIRWYFNDTRIAQMTGDQSKICTDVQCNEDTERFRDRLKLDHQTGSLTIMNIRNTDAGDYYVETIISGNISEKIFSVTITGGSGSKEVQMKRMMEMEGASDTLNNGAVNKQESDQGSGNLVPAVPVAVLLVLAVGVGVTYWCYRKNKPRKRNASITHEKVQMMI, translated from the exons ATGGAGGGAGAATCAGTAACTCTACACACTGGTGTTAAAACAAACCAACGAGACAGAATCagatggtattttaatgacactcgcatcgctcaaatgactggagatcagagtaagatctgtacagatgttcagtgtaatgaagatactgagagattcagagacagactgaagctggatcatcagactggatctctgaccatcatgaacatcagaAACACAGATGCTGGAGATTATTACGTAGAGACCATAATCAGCGGCAACATCAGTGAAAAGATCTTCAGTGTCACTATCACTG gtggtTCTGGCTCAAAGGAAGTGCAAATGAAGAGAATGATGGAGATGGAGGGAGCATCAGACACTTTAAACAATGGTGCAGTAAACAAACAAG AATCAGATCAAGGTTCTGGTAATTTAGTACCTGCAGTACCTGTGGCTGTCCTGCTGGTCCTGGCTGTTGGTGTTGGTGTGACTTACTGGTGCTACAGGAAGAATAAACCAAGAAAAAGGAATGCAAGTATTACACATGAAAAA GTACAGATGATGATTTAA
- the LOC113040258 gene encoding uncharacterized protein LOC113040258 isoform X3, translated as MKLFFWSVLLMHGASGVDTDRVPVSVMEGESVTLHTGVKTNQRDRIRWYFNDTRIAQMTGDQSKICTDVQCNEDTERFRDRLKLDHQTGSLTIMNIRNTDAGDYYVETIISGNISEKIFSVTITGGSGSKEVQMKRMMEMEGASDTLNNGAVNKQESDQGSGNLVPAVPVAVLLVLAVGVGVTYWCYRKNKPRKRNASITHEKVQMMI; from the exons atgaagCTCTTTTTTTGGAGTGTTTTGCTTATGCATG GTGCTTCTGGTGTTGATACAGACAGAGTGCCAGTGTCTGTGATGGAGGGAGAATCAGTAACTCTACACACTGGTGTTAAAACAAACCAACGAGACAGAATCagatggtattttaatgacactcgcatcgctcaaatgactggagatcagagtaagatctgtacagatgttcagtgtaatgaagatactgagagattcagagacagactgaagctggatcatcagactggatctctgaccatcatgaacatcagaAACACAGATGCTGGAGATTATTACGTAGAGACCATAATCAGCGGCAACATCAGTGAAAAGATCTTCAGTGTCACTATCACTG gtggtTCTGGCTCAAAGGAAGTGCAAATGAAGAGAATGATGGAGATGGAGGGAGCATCAGACACTTTAAACAATGGTGCAGTAAACAAACAAG AATCAGATCAAGGTTCTGGTAATTTAGTACCTGCAGTACCTGTGGCTGTCCTGCTGGTCCTGGCTGTTGGTGTTGGTGTGACTTACTGGTGCTACAGGAAGAATAAACCAAGAAAAAGGAATGCAAGTATTACACATGAAAAA GTACAGATGATGATTTAA
- the LOC113040258 gene encoding uncharacterized protein LOC113040258 isoform X2 codes for MWRRLSRGEQIHVCQRLVSCYSVSQSASGVDTDRVPVSVMEGESVTLHTGVKTNQRDRIRWYFNDTRIAQMTGDQSKICTDVQCNEDTERFRDRLKLDHQTGSLTIMNIRNTDAGDYYVETIISGNISEKIFSVTITGGSGSKEVQMKRMMEMEGASDTLNNESDQGSGNLVPAVPVAVLLVLAVGVGVTYWCYRKNKPRKRNASITHEKVQMMI; via the exons ATGTGGCGGAGATTGAGC AGGGGAGAACAGATACACGTGTGTCAGCGCCTCGTTTCATGTTACAGCGTGTCACAGA GTGCTTCTGGTGTTGATACAGACAGAGTGCCAGTGTCTGTGATGGAGGGAGAATCAGTAACTCTACACACTGGTGTTAAAACAAACCAACGAGACAGAATCagatggtattttaatgacactcgcatcgctcaaatgactggagatcagagtaagatctgtacagatgttcagtgtaatgaagatactgagagattcagagacagactgaagctggatcatcagactggatctctgaccatcatgaacatcagaAACACAGATGCTGGAGATTATTACGTAGAGACCATAATCAGCGGCAACATCAGTGAAAAGATCTTCAGTGTCACTATCACTG gtggtTCTGGCTCAAAGGAAGTGCAAATGAAGAGAATGATGGAGATGGAGGGAGCATCAGACACTTTAAACAATG AATCAGATCAAGGTTCTGGTAATTTAGTACCTGCAGTACCTGTGGCTGTCCTGCTGGTCCTGGCTGTTGGTGTTGGTGTGACTTACTGGTGCTACAGGAAGAATAAACCAAGAAAAAGGAATGCAAGTATTACACATGAAAAA GTACAGATGATGATTTAA
- the LOC113040258 gene encoding uncharacterized protein LOC113040258 isoform X1 — MWRRLSRGEQIHVCQRLVSCYSVSQSASGVDTDRVPVSVMEGESVTLHTGVKTNQRDRIRWYFNDTRIAQMTGDQSKICTDVQCNEDTERFRDRLKLDHQTGSLTIMNIRNTDAGDYYVETIISGNISEKIFSVTITGGSGSKEVQMKRMMEMEGASDTLNNGAVNKQESDQGSGNLVPAVPVAVLLVLAVGVGVTYWCYRKNKPRKRNASITHEKVQMMI, encoded by the exons ATGTGGCGGAGATTGAGC AGGGGAGAACAGATACACGTGTGTCAGCGCCTCGTTTCATGTTACAGCGTGTCACAGA GTGCTTCTGGTGTTGATACAGACAGAGTGCCAGTGTCTGTGATGGAGGGAGAATCAGTAACTCTACACACTGGTGTTAAAACAAACCAACGAGACAGAATCagatggtattttaatgacactcgcatcgctcaaatgactggagatcagagtaagatctgtacagatgttcagtgtaatgaagatactgagagattcagagacagactgaagctggatcatcagactggatctctgaccatcatgaacatcagaAACACAGATGCTGGAGATTATTACGTAGAGACCATAATCAGCGGCAACATCAGTGAAAAGATCTTCAGTGTCACTATCACTG gtggtTCTGGCTCAAAGGAAGTGCAAATGAAGAGAATGATGGAGATGGAGGGAGCATCAGACACTTTAAACAATGGTGCAGTAAACAAACAAG AATCAGATCAAGGTTCTGGTAATTTAGTACCTGCAGTACCTGTGGCTGTCCTGCTGGTCCTGGCTGTTGGTGTTGGTGTGACTTACTGGTGCTACAGGAAGAATAAACCAAGAAAAAGGAATGCAAGTATTACACATGAAAAA GTACAGATGATGATTTAA